Proteins from a genomic interval of Yarrowia lipolytica chromosome 1E, complete sequence:
- a CDS encoding uncharacterized protein (Compare to YALI0E09933g, similar to Saccharomyces cerevisiae STV1 (YMR054W); ancestral locus Anc_2.617, similar to uniprot|P32563 Saccharomyces cerevisiae YOR270c VPH1 H+-ATPase V0 domain 95K subunit vacuolar) translates to METAAMEREAIFRSAEMSLVQLYVASEIGRDVVAALGELGVVMFRDLNTSVNVFQRSFIKEIRRVDGVERQLRGLRAHIDKHGVAIDEQPEGVAAPTLDEVDNMCHQVGALEERVGHLDTTWNELVDKRALILERREMVQTAGIFFADARENRHEIRASLEGDRAGLLYDLDDPQPDVEAATVTWNSVAGLSFVTGVIPSTKTAIFERILWRSLRGNLYFRHQAIEKPLAGVRKDVFIVFGHGESLLAKIKRIALTLDATLYPVSEDFDTRREQVEELNIKLADVDNVLGSTNNALMTELALAANTLPHWEVLANKEKAIYHTLNMFNYDQTRRCLIAEGWIPKADFRAVQEVLRDVTLSSGVAINSILNEIKTSKTPPTFHRTNKFTAAFQLIVDAYGIASYQEINPGLATVVTFPFMFAIMFGDLGHGVILALAGLVMVLKEKSILKMRNRDEIFDMAFSGRYIVLLMGIFSLYTGLMYNDIFSKSMTLFRSGWAWPESWEEKERITAHQTGVYPFGLDPAWHGTDNNLLFTNSYKMKLSILMGFTHMSYSFFFSFLNYKFFNSQIDIWGNFVPGLLFMQSIFGYLSLTIVYKWCVDWIAKDKTPPGLLNMLINMFLSPGTIDAPLYPGQKFVQIILVLIALVCVPWLLLLKPLYLRRQHKQTQYDAIRQPNAYHIGDTDDDADSFDMTIEEFEEEGEGHEQFEFGEVMIHQVIHTIEFCLNCVSHTASYLRLWALSLAHAQLSTVLWDMTIQGAFGPTGPAGVAMVVIMFAMWFVLTVVILVMMEGTSAMLHSLRLHWVEAMSKFFEGEGYAYAPFNFKDQQ, encoded by the coding sequence ATGGAAACAGCTGCGATGGAACGTGAGGCGATATTTCGGTCGGCTGAAATGTCGCTGGTCCAATTGTACGTGGCCAGTGAAATCGGCCGAGACGTGGTTGCGGCTCTAGGAGAGTTGGGCGTGGTCATGTTCAGAGACCTCAACACCTCGGTCAACGTTTTTCAGCGGTCCTTCATCAAGGAAATTCGCCGCGTGGACGGCGTGGAGCGCCAATTGCGCGGCCTGCGGGCGCATATCGACAAGCATGGCGTGGCAATCGATGAGCAGCCCGAGGGAGTGGCGGCTCCGACtctggacgaggtggaCAACATGTGTCACCAGGTCGGGGCTTTGGAGGAGCGCGTGGGACACCTGGACACAACCTGGAATGAGCTGGTTGACAAGCGTGCGCTGATTCTGGAACGTCGAGAAATGGTCCAGACGGCAGGCATCTTCTTTGCAGACGCCAGAGAAAACAGACACGAAATTCGAGCGTCTCTAGAGGGCGACCGAGCGGGCCTGTTGTACGACCTGGACGACCCTCAGCCAGACGTGGAGGCCGCAACAGTCACCTGGAACTCGGTGGCGGGGCTCTCGTTTGTCACCGGAGTCATCCCCTCGACCAAAACCGCCATTTTCGAGCGGATCCTGTGGCGATCTCTGCGTGGAAACCTGTATTTTCGACACCAGGCGATCGAAAAGCCGCTGGCGGGCGTTAGAAAGGACGTGTTCATTGTCTTTGGACACGGAGAGTCGCTGCTGGCGAAAATCAAGCGAATCGCCCTCACCCTGGACGCCACTCTGTACCCTGTCTCGGAGGACTTTGATACACGACGAGAACAGGTAGAAGAGCTAAACATCAAGCTTGCGGACGTGGACAACGTCCTAGGATCCACTAACAATGCGCTCATGACCGAGCTGGCTCTCGCTGCCAATACTCTGCCCCACTGGGAGGTTCTGGCCAACAAAGAAAAGGCCATCTACCACACTCTCAACATGTTCAACTACGACCAGACCCGTCGATGTCTGATCGCCGAGGGATGGATCCCCAAGGCGGACTTTAGAGCCGTCCAGGAGGTGCTCCGCGATGTGACTCTGTCGTCCGGAGTGGCCATCAATTCGATTCTCAACGAAATCAAAACGTCAAAGACTCCACCAACATTCCACAGAACCAACAAATTCACGGCGGCTTTCCAGCTCATTGTCGACGCGTACGGTATTGCGTCGTACCAGGAAATCAACCCTGGTTTGGCGACTGTTGTCACTTTTCCATTCATGTTTGCTATCATGTTTGGTGATTTGGGTCATGGTGTTATTCTGGCCCTGGCAGGACTCGTCATGGTGCTCAAGGAAAAGAGCATTCTCAAGATGCGAAACCGAGACGAAATCTTCGACATGGCCTTCTCGGGCAGATACATTGTGCTACTGATGGGCATCTTCTCGCTCTACACAGGTCTCATGTACAACGATATCTTTTCCAAGAGTATGACACTGTTCAGATCGGGATGGGCCTGGCCTGAGAGCTGGGAGGAAAAAGAGCGTATCACAGCCCACCAAACGGGAGTCTACCCCTTTGGCCTGGATCCCGCATGGCATGGAACAGACAACAACCTGCTGTTCACAAACTCGTACAAGATGAAGCTGTCGATTCTCATGGGTTTCACCCACATGAGctactccttcttcttctctttccTCAACTACAAGTTCTTCAACTCGCAGATTGATATTTGGGGCAATTTTGTACCTGGCTTGCTGTTCATGCAATCCATCTTCGGTTACCTTTCGCTCACCATTGTGTACAAGTGGTGCGTAGACTGGATTGCCAAGGATAAGACCCCTCCTGGTCTGCTGAACATGCTCATCAACATGTTTTTGAGCCCAGGCACCATCGATGCTCCTCTGTATCCCGGCCAAAAGTTTGTGCAGATCATTCTGGTGCTTATTGCGCTTGTCTGTGTTCCGTGgctgctccttctcaagCCGCTCTACCTGCGACGACAGCATAAGCAGACACAATATGACGCCATTCGACAGCCCAATGCCTACCATATTGGTGACACTGACGACGACGCAGACTCGTTCGATATGACCATTGAGGAGTTTGAAGAGGAAGGTGAGGGACACGAGCAGTTTGAGTTTGGAGAGGTGATGATCCACCAGGTGATTCATACCATTGAGTTCTGCCTCAACTGTGTGTCGCATACCGCTTCCTACCTGCGTCTATGGGCTCTGTCTCTGGCTCATGCCCAGCTGTCTACTGTGCTTTGGGACATGACTATCCAGGGCGCCTTTGGACCCACGGGACCCGCCGGTGTAGCCATGGTTGTGATCATGTTTGCCATGTGGTTTGTTCTGACGGTGGTCATTCTGGTGATGATGGAAGGAACATCTGCTATGCTTCATTCCCTCAGATTGCACTGGGTTGAGGCCATGTCCAAGTTTTTCGAGGGAGAGGGGTACGCCTATGCTCCGTTCAACTTCAAGGACCAGCAGTAG
- a CDS encoding uncharacterized protein (Compare to YALI0E09977g, some similarities with uniprot|P35208 Saccharomyces cerevisiae YJL127c SPT10 transcription regulatory protein) produces the protein MMTTFEDTSHPIQLRGDELNLDSAAQVEPLTVVLKDQVTTATIYPIRNLQSVPQTLQYFLFDEFNMELERGDTFPHYHPIQFDDFQNFWFGTFSAIMLLGNEPLIRDDRAWEKECLGSFFIRPNYPGRSCHICTANFLVNAGIRGQGIGRTLVESYIEWAPKLGYTYSVFNLVYETNVAARKIFDALSFKKVGRIKGAGHLKDNENGPVDALIYGKELIEETDESIGELRFDKIKYYLETGKYPPQSDRQEKSRLRSSAAHYRLRDGKLMLKDREVVSDPERQIQIATEVHKQSHAGINKSTSIITESYHWTRIKETVAAAIRNCVECREVARPPIKRIKKDDFEDLSALQVHQHVPSSSEQQTQQTQQTQSQSQHQSQQSRNTGMMNLGSHMPLGYNMNQIGRLQADLGLDTEDGQQLMASVAAQNRENENAANIASNNQQMSQFDVDLASYNQDEQLTRHDNIPVDPQVENAFEEHVHGGEEIAIARALIQANESSEGKDDPSDFFSQ, from the coding sequence ATGATGACGACCTTTGAGGACACGTCGCATCCCATCCAATTGCGTGGCGACGAGCTGAATCTGGACTCGGCCGCCCAGGTCGAGCCTCTGACCgtggtgctcaaggaccaggtcaccaccgccaccatCTACCCCATCCGGAACCTGCAGTCTGTGCCCCAGACGTTACAGTACTTTCTGTTTGACGAGTTCAACATGGAGCTTGAGCGTGGCGACACTTTCCCCCATTACCATCCCATCCAGTTTGACGACTTTCAAAACTTTTGGTTTGGGACCTTTTCCGCCATCATGCTGCTTGGCAACGAGCCGCTCATTCGGGACGACCGGGCGTGGGAAAAGGAGTGCCTGGGCTCGTTTTTCATCCGCCCAAACTACCCTGGCCGCAGCTGCCACATTTGCACTGCCAACTTTCTGGTGAATGCCGGAATTCGAGGTCAGGGCATCGGAAGAACTCTGGTGGAGAGCTATATCGAGTGGGCCCCCAAACTGGGATACACCTACTCGGTATTCAATCTGGTTTACGAAACCAACGTGGCAGCACGCAAGATTTTCGATGCGTTGAGTTTCAAAAAGGTGGGAAGAATCAAGGGCGCAGGACACCTGAAGGATAATGAGAACGGGCCTGTTGATGCTTTGATTTACGGAAAGGAGCTGATTGAGGAGACTGACGAGTCCATCGGAGAACTTCGGTTCGATAAGATCAAGTACTACCTCGAAACAGGCAAGTATCCTCCTCAGTCAGACCGACAAGAAAAGTCTCGACTGCGATCTTCGGCAGCTCACTACCGTCTGAGAGACGGCAAGCTGATGCTCAAGGACCGGGAGGTGGTTTCGGACCCTGAACGACAGATCCAGATCGCCACAGAGGtccacaaacagagccaTGCTGGTATCAACAAGAGTACGTCGATCATCACAGAGTCGTACCACTGGACCCGAATCAAGGAGACTGTTGCGGCTGCTATTCGAAATTGTGTCGAATGCAGAGAAGTGGCACGACCTCCTATCAAGCGAATCAAAAAGGACGACTTTGAGGACCTGTCTGCTCTCCAGGTGCATCAGCATGTGCCCAGCTCCTCGGAGCAGCAGACGCAACAGACCCAGCAGACCCAGAGCCAATCACAgcaccagagccagcagtCGAGAAACACCGGAATGATGAACCTCGGCTCGCACATGCCTCTTGGATACAATATGAACCAGATTGGCCGCCTTCAGGCGGATCTGGGTCTTGACACGGAAGATGGACAGCAGCTGATGGCTTCGGTGGCTGCTCAGAACCGTGAGAACGAGAACGCTGCTAACATAGCCTCCAACAACCAGCAGATGAGCCAGTTTGACGTGGACCTGGCGTCCTACAACCAGGACGAGCAGCTCACTCGACACGACAATATCCCAGTTGATCCGCAGGTTGAGAACGCCTTTGAGGAACATGTTCACGGAGGCGAGGAGATTGCTATTGCCCGGGCGCTGATCCAGGCCAACGAGAGCAGTGAGGGTAAGGATGACCCCAGTGACTTTTTCTCTCAGTAG
- a CDS encoding uncharacterized protein (Compare to YALI0E09911g, similar to Saccharomyces cerevisiae BUB2 (YMR055C); ancestral locus Anc_2.620, weakly similar to uniprot|P26448 Saccharomyces cerevisiae YMR055c BUB2 cell cycle arrest protein), translated as MRPQKVHPYSFSNLAPIDQLFRPPAASSTPIDTPEIKIHAHALLVNMATGDVSSAPATPSSSAFVSPESDPIKVTDYQVADPQFPTSNNQLRGPNLHLRRTPNKSSSHMSRRDSLEKLERDLRKTSSISSFSERKSPTKPRSRRKDTIENFLSKTPIILKSSLGQLRYLVLVEGLKANDQAECTYRATVWSVLLQVPPTRAEDYIRLIKLGPSPMYGKIRNDTFRTMATDTVFKQKVPEDALIRVLNSYAWKNEMREQKASLEEGIDHLQKSHRDQYVQGMNVLAAPFLYVCKSEAMAFNLLDVMLSRDCPLYVKPTLEGVHSALALIDKCLEIIDPTLYKYLNSKMLKAELYAFASVLTLSACTPPLSEVVVLWDFLFAYGVHMNVLFVIAQVNLMRDKLLESKSPMSLLRSLPPLRAQEIIKLGMSFVAKLPEDLYDLLVRHPYDEAIYEEVKTI; from the coding sequence ATGCGGCCCCAGAAGGTCCATCCATACTCGTTTTCGAATCTGGCGCCAATCGATCAACTTTTCCGGCCCCCAGCGGCCTCCTCAACCCCTATCGACACTCCAGAGATTAAGATTCATGCACATGCACTACTTGTAAACATGGCGACTGGTGATGTTTCCAGTGCACCCGCAACCCCATCCAGTTCAGCCTTCGTGTCTCCTGAAAGCGATCCCATCAAAGTCACCGACTACCAGGTCGCCGATCCCCAATTTCCCACTTCAAACAACCAGCTTCGTGGCCCaaatctccacctccgacGCACCCCAAACAAAAGCAGCTCACACATGTCACGAAGAGACAGtttggagaagctggaacGCGACCTGCGCAAAACGTCCAGCATATCTTCGTTCAGCGAGCGCAAATCGCCGACCAAACCGCGCTCGCGCCGAAAAGATACAATCGAAAACTTCCTATCAAAGACTCCCATCATTCTCAAGAGCTCACTTGGACAGTTGCGATATCTCGTTCTGGTGGAGGGGTTGAAGGCCAACGACCAGGCAGAATGCACCTACCGAGCAACAGTGTGGTCTGTTTTGCTCCAGGTGCCTCCCACCCGTGCTGAAGACTACATCAGACTCATCAAGCTGGGCCCTTCGCCCATGTACGGCAAGATCCGAAACGACACGTTCAGGACAATGGCCACAGACACGGTGTTCAAGCAAAAGGTGCCGGAAGACGCGCTCATCCGAGTTCTCAACTCATACGCATGGAAAAATGAAATGCGCGAGCAAAAGGCGAGTCTGGAAGAGGGCATTGACCACCTGCAAAAATCACACCGAGATCAGTACGTTCAAGGTATGAACGTCCTCGCAGCCCCGTTCCTGTACGTCTGCAAAAGTGAGGCAATGGCATTCAATCTGCTGGACGTCATGTTGTCTCGGGACTGCCCTCTCTACGTAAAACCCACTCTGGAGGGAGTGCATTCTGCTCTGGCCCTCATCGACAAGTGTCTGGAGATCATTGACCCAACTCtttacaagtacctcaactccaagatgctcaaggccgagtTGTACGCGTTTGCATCGGTGCTCACGCTATCTGCTTGCACTCCGCCGCTGTCTGAGGTGGTCGTGCTGTGGGATTTCCTGTTTGCCTACGGGGTTCACATGAACGTGTTGTTTGTGATTGCGCAGGTCAATCTCATGCGagacaagctgctggagagcaAGTCGCCCATGTCTCTTCTGCGGTCCCTGCCTCCATTGCGAGCCCAGGAGATTATCAAGCTGGGCATGAGTTTCGTTGCCAAGTTGCCCGAGGACTTGTATGATTTGTTGGTGAGGCATCCATATGACGAGGCGATATATGAGGAGGTCAAGACCATTTAA
- a CDS encoding uncharacterized protein (Compare to YALI0E09955g, similar to Saccharomyces cerevisiae STB6 (YKL072W) and STB2 (YMR053C); ancestral locus Anc_2.616, some similarities with uniprot|P36085 Saccharomyces cerevisiae YKL072w STB6 SIN3 binding protein) produces the protein MHHIVAHDREKERQHDLRDMMHRTHSRSTSAVSPDDSDKCVTTEKKTSKRTLPQGETVRYLFVDFKAFHYLRQEQQCSLVSEEAVIHGYESYMVEQWVCERRKVTVITSYTGNQSNTVRVGVLALPRNPSLWTPRTKAYFDELLKGYARAKETELGVLFVTSLSSFPSFLTLVSVPGGDVRKTWEYFDVNENLKRMGCGGRASLAICEPSGTAAAKFKNIYKIHDSVPITFAAKELVVLVQLSLFYFGVLQPEYCDGLLCNETVDAINTWWDMWGVRKYNTKPKDGVLGPTTVAGLIGFVIGVRNRMAYVLNSKVAKDPFDCEGFVAGLSRFQKHERLPKTRIIDQRTMDRLYLLTNKGSYNSDIIDLFKSSIKEVSGKQHLHMTASETFNLEQLTKSLQGARCKYLWAGKGHQRTVDASLVSNCVGIPMSSAGHTELAAARDIRRVIRNPASSTTTSLVSTNNNIPGGADTSRRAMFKLRKPRDVVEVPPSRLYRGIRGRLRSTSPNDSVDDDIAIRGHSSTPELDLPLDNMLTDRLLPQEYRDDSSDDDDGHHLRPGRQDSIKTTKTNHSATSFDNSNPALHFRRRSKSVDQFHHELSVPEQLEKHHRSVMRRNSFSLIENFILRQPPEKSFVSEKRIRRSYEKSQLYHFLFKRHVKKMRDVCEQIDQESRMLGKAKMRDDVLFDKLTSYLKNSYREEARLKAALHEVEVMSSRIRYESKMLQSKIQDVEETMESFVGKVQSLEERVQKASAARGYGSGGFNVKKCELEENHHEGHKASPLETHRPPPLKIPTMKVACTEVGKGGLANAGSGASTPIQSPLGDIFEDGPTPSSLSAVLWPDSKPGEEGLVQRLFNKLCELAGYETKSAFDANAAGERVYAE, from the coding sequence ATGCACCACATAGTGGCCCACGACAGAGAGAAGGAACGACAGCATGATTTGAGGGACATGATGCACCGCACACACTCTCGCTCGACGTCAGCAGTGAGTCCAGACGACAGCGACAAGTGTGTGACTacagaaaagaaaacatCCAAGCGAACGCTTCCTCAGGGAGAAACGGTGCGGTATCTGTTTGTTGACTTCAAGGCATTCCATTACTTGAGACAAGAACAGCAGTGCAGCCTGGTGAGCGAGGAGGCAGTGATTCATGGCTACGAATCTTACATGGTCGAGCAGTGGGTGTGTGAACGACGAAAAGTGACCGTCATCACATCATACACCGGAAACCAGTCCAACACCGTGCGTGTCGGTGTCTTGGCCTTGCCCAGAAACCCCTCGTTATGGACCCCCCGAACTAAAGCGTATTTCGACGAGCTTCTCAAGGGCTATGCTCGAGCTAAGGAGACCGAACTTGGAGTACTGTTTGTGACTTCGTTGTCCTCGTTCCCTTCCTTCTTGACCCTGGTATCCGTGCCTGGCGGAGACGTACGAAAGACATGGGAGTATTTCGATGTCAATGAGAATCTAAAGCGAATGGGCTGTGGAGGTCGAGCATCATTGGCCATCTGTGAGCCGTCCGGAACTGCTGCggccaagttcaagaacaTCTACAAGATCCATGACAGTGTGCCCATTACTTTTGCTGCCAAGGAATTGGTGGTTCTTGTGCAGCTATCTCTCTTCTATTTTGGAGTACTACAACCCGAGTATTGCGATGGCCTTCTCTGTAACGAAACAGTTGACGCCATCAACACGTGGTGGGATATGTGGGGAGTGCGAAAGTACAACACCAAGCCCAAAGATGGTGTTTTGGGACCCACAACCGTTGCTGGTTTGATTGGGTTTGTGATTGGAGTCCGAAACCGAATGGCCTATGtgctcaactccaaggtGGCGAAAGATCCCTTTGATTGCGAGGGGTTTGTTGCTGGCTTGAGTCGATTTCAGAAACACGAACGGCTTCCCAAGACCAGAATCATCGACCAAAGAACCATGGATAGACTCTACTTGCTCACCAACAAGGGCAGTTATAACTCCGATATCATCGATCTGTTCAAATCGTCCATCAAGGAAGTGTCTGGAAAGCAGCATCTTCATATGACTGCTTCCGAGACGTTCAACCTGGAGCAACTCACCAAGTCGCTCCAGGGAGCTCGATGCAAATACCTCTGGGCTGGAAAGGGCCACCAGCGAACTGTTGATGCCTCTCTTGTATCCAACTGCGTAGGTATTCCCATGTCGTCTGCTGGACATACCGAATTGGCAGCTGCTCGAGATATCAGACGAGTTATCCGAAACCCAGCCTCTTCCACAACCACTTCATTAGTGTcaaccaacaacaataTTCCTGGAGGTGCAGACACCTCTCGACGGGCCATGTTCAAGCTCAGGAAGCCCAGAGATGTGGTTGAAGTACCTCCTTCCAGACTTTACAGAGGTATTCGAGGTAGACTTCGATCAACTTCTCCTAACGACTCGGTCGATGACGATATCGCTATCCGAGGCCACAGTTCGACTCCTGAGCTTGACCTTCCTCTCGACAACATGCTCACTGATCGTCTTCTACCTCAGGAATACAGAGATGACAGCagtgacgatgatgacggtCACCACTTGCGCCCTGGTCGGCAGGATAGCATCAAAACGACGAAAACGAACCACTCGGCTACGTCGTTTGACAACAGCAACCCTGCTCTTCATTTCCGGCGACGATCCAAGTCTGTGGATCAGTTCCACCACGAGCTGTCTGTTCCCGAGCAGCTGGAAAAGCACCATCGATCAGTTATGCGTCGAAATTCCTTCAGTCTGATTGAGAACTTCATTCTCCGCCAGCCCCCGGAGAAATCCTTTGTCAGTGAAAAGCGTATCCGGCGATCGTACGAAAAGTCGCAACTGTACCATTTCCTCTTCAAGCGTCATGTGAAGAAAATGCGGGATGTCTGTGAGCAGATTGACCAGGAAAGTCGAATGCTGGGCAAGGCCAAGATGCGAGATGACGTGCTGTTCGACAAGCTGACATCGTATCTCAAAAACTCATACAGAGAAGAGGCTCGCCTCAAGGCAGCTCTACACGAGGTCGAAGTCATGAGCTCTCGAATCAGATACGAGTCCAAGATGCTGCAGTCCAAAATCCAGGACGTGGAAGAGACCATGGAAAGTTTTGTTGGTAAGGTCCAGTCGCTGGAGGAACGAGTCCAGAAGGCCTCGGCTGCTCGAGGTTACGGCTCTGGAGGGTTCAATGTGAAGAAGTGCGAGTTGGAAGAGAACCACCATGAAGGACACAAGGCCAGTCCCCTCGAGACTCACCGACCTCCCCCCCTCAAGATCCCCACCATGAAGGTGGCATGCACAGAAGTTGGTAAGGGGGGGCTTGCCAATGCCGGTAGTGGTGCGAGCACTCCCATCCAGAGTCCTCTGGGAGATATCTTTGAAGATGGACCTACCCCCAGCAGTCTTTCTGCTGTTCTCTGGCCCGATAGCAAGCCTGGAGAGGAGGGTTTGGTTCAGAGACTGTTCAACAAGCTGTGCGAGTTGGCTGGATACGAGACCAAGAGTGCGTTCGACGCCAATGCCGCTGGAGAGCGAGTTTACGCCGAGTAA
- a CDS encoding uncharacterized protein (Compare to YALI0E09999g, similar to uniprot|P35208 Saccharomyces cerevisiae YJL127c SPT10 transcription regulatory protein), giving the protein MTVCIEKPTRPFTETLAVTLKDGSQAAIVPVNGYEEAGKLPQRLVEFMFNEFNKEIEDGQTYPQLKPFASSAEFVKYWFVGWVGLLVRGTELPTNSDWSECLLGHYYIRPNYPGRCSHNCNAGFMVNPRHRGLGVGKALGRSYIYVGPRLGYTYSVFNLVFVTNTASRKIWDSMDFEVVGRIPGAAILNGFDEPVDALIYGRKLDVEETDSWRLTAA; this is encoded by the coding sequence ATGACCGTGTGTATAGAAAAGCCAACTAGGCCATTCACCGAGACACTGGCCGTGACGCTGAAAGATGGCAGTCAGGCCGCGATTGTGCCTGTGAATGGGTACGAGGAGGCGGGCAAGTTACCCCAGCGTCTGGTTGAATTCATGTTTAATGAATTTAACAAGGAAATCGAGGATGGACAGACATACCCGCAGTTGAAGCCGTTTGCGAGCTCGGCcgagtttgtcaagtacTGGTTCGTTGGATGGGTAGGGCTTCTTGTCAGAGGCACTGAGCTTCCCACGAACAGCGACTGGTCTGAATGTCTCCTGGGCCACTACTACATCAGGCCCAACTACCCTGGCCGGTGTTCACACAACTGCAATGCAGGATTCATGGTCAATCCTCGCCATCGGGGTCTGGGAGTGGGAAAGGCGCTGGGAAGAAGCTACATCTACGTGGGTCCTCGGCTGGGGTACACATACTCGGTGTTCAACCTGGTTTTTGTCACCAACACGGCCTCTCGCAAGATCTGGGACTCCATGGACTTCGAGGTGGTAGGCAGAATCCCCGGAGCGGCTATTCTCAACGGCTTTGACGAACCCGTTGACGCTTTGATTTATGGAAGAAAGCTCGATGTGGAAGAGACAGACAGTTGGAGATTGACGGCGGCTTGA